From bacterium:
TGCCCGGTTACGGATTTGGGGTTGCGGCCGCGACATTGATCGGCCAGAATCTCGGCGCCAACGATCCCGATAAAGCCAATCGCGCCGGTTATGAAGCGATGAAATTGGGTATGGTATTCATGGGAACTTTAGGAGTAATCTTTCTTGCTGTTCCGGAGTGGGTCGTACGCTTATTTACGGACGATTCGGTTGTCATTGCGTATTCGGTTTTTCCATTGCGCATTGTAGGTTTGGTTCAATTAGTCGATGCGGCCGGAATGATTTTTTCATCGGCGTTGGAAGGCGCGGGCAACACCCGATGGGTTATGGGCGCAGAGATTTTTGTTAACTGGGGAATCTTTCTACCGCTGACTTACGGCTTGACTTTTATGTTGGATTTCGATCGCTTCGGACCATGGATAGCATGGGCAGCATACATGGTTGTTTTCGGTATCATGTGCTTTTGGAAATACCGTAAGGGCGAATGGAAACACATTAAATTATAGAAAAGCTCGAATTTTCTTTTATTAAAGATTTATTTTGGTTCCCACAGTTCGATCCGATTACCTTCCGGATCAATGATCCAGCCGAATTTACCGAATTCATATTCTTCAACTTTTTCGTCGACCGTAACGCCCTCTTTTTTCAATTGTTTTAGAACTGCATCCAGATTTTCAACTCTGTAATTGATCATGAATGAAGCGTTTCCGGGAGAAAAATATTTTGTATTTTCCGGAAAAGCGCTCCAAACAGTCTGTCCGATTTTTTCGGCATTGTTAAGGTCACGCCACTGAAAAACCGCACCGTTTTCATTCTGAAATTCTATGCCCAGATGTTTGGCATACCATTGCCGCATGGCTTTAGGATCTTTAGTTTTGAAAAAAATTCCACCGATTCCCGTGACACATTTCATGGCTGTTTCTCCATCGATTCGTTTT
This genomic window contains:
- a CDS encoding VOC family protein — translated: MKCVTGIGGIFFKTKDPKAMRQWYAKHLGIEFQNENGAVFQWRDLNNAEKIGQTVWSAFPENTKYFSPGNASFMINYRVENLDAVLKQLKKEGVTVDEKVEEYEFGKFGWIIDPEGNRIELWEPK